The genomic segment CGGGCGCAGCGGACCGCCGAGCAGGTCGGGCCGTCGGGCGCGCTCGGGACGGCGGGGTTTGTCGGTCAAGGAAGCCTTCCGGCGGCGAGCGTAGAGTCAATTGTAGCACAGTCGGCCGGTTCCGCCCTTAGTAGCGGTAACCCGCGCTTTCATCGTCGTCGACGGCGACTCCCAGACCCAACACCAAACGGTTGACGAAGTTGAAGTAGGCCGCCGTCTGGGCCGCCTGCAGGATCTCCTTCTCGCTCAACCCCGCCTCGCGCAGGCCTGCCACGTCTTCCTCCACCATCTCCTGGGGTGTGCGCGTCAGCTTGAGGGCGTAGTCGACGATCCGCCGGGCCTGTGGCGGTAGCACGGCACTGTCGGGATCGGCGGCGAAGGCCGCGACCACCTCGGCGTCCCGCCAGTAGAAATCCAGCGCCCGGGCGTGATGGGCCACACAGTAACGGCAGCCGTTGGCCGCCGAGACCGCCACGCCGATCAGCTCCCGCGTCGGCCGGGCCAGACCGCCGGGGGCGAAGACGGCGGCCAGGTAGAGCTCCAGATGCGCCGCCAGACTGCGCGGGTCCAAACTCTGCAACTCCAGCACCGCGGCCACCTTGCCGCGCTCCCCGCTGATGCGCTCATAGACCCCTTGTAACTCACCTGTGGCCGCAGCGGGCTCGATCGTCTCGATCCAGGGCATCTAGTCTCCTTCATCTTCGGCTTGAATGCAAAGCGCCGTGCACCCGCGCGATTAGTTGAAAAACGAACCTCTGCTTCGGCGCTCAAGCCCCGATTTCAGGCGCCGGAACCGGCGGTGAAATCCCTCACGGTGTTGGTGAGAATAGGCGATCGTTTTTATCAACGACACTCTTTGACACTCTTTGCGCTGGATGGCTAGTAAAAGGGCCCCGTCAGACGGGGCCGCTCGGGGGAGCAGAGGCGCTCAGGCCGGTCGGACGGCGAAGAGCTTCTGGCCGTACTCGACGGGCTGGGCGTTTTCGACCAGCACCTCGGCGATGACGCCGTCGAACTCGGCCTCGATCTCGTTCATGACCTTCATCGCCTCGACGATGCAGACGATGGTGTCGGCATTGATCCGGTCACCGACCTTGACGTAGGGCTCGGCGTCGGGGCTGGAGGAGGAGTAGAAGGTGCCCACCAGGGGAGCGGTGATGTAGCGCAGCTCACCGTCGTCGGCGGCCGGGGCGCTGGGTTTTGTCACCTGGGCCGCAGCGGGTTCGGCGGCTTCGGCGACAGGCGCAGCGGCGGGTACCGCTCCCGGAGTCTGTTTGAGTGTAACTGAGCGGAAAAGGCCCTTGATCTGGAGCTCGGCGAGTCCGGATTCGCGGAAAACCCGGATCAGCTCCTGGAGTCGTTCCCGATTCATCGCCCTCCAACCCGGTTGGCGCGGTCCCGTTGCGGTCCGCGTCTGGGGTGTCCCGGCGGCGCCGGTTAGTCCTTGACTCTGGTGACGTACTGGCCGCTGCGGGTATCGATACGGATCCGTTCGCCCTCTTCGATGAACAGAGGCACCTCGATGACGGCTCCGGTCTCCACGGTGACGGGCTTGGTGGCTCCGGTGGCCGTGTCGCCCTTGAGCCCGGGGTCGGCCTTGGTGACCAAGAGGTCCACCGCCGTGGGCAGGGCCACATCCAGGGGGTCGCCCTCGTAGAACAGGATCGAAATTTCCAGCCCCTCGGTGAGCCAGTTGACGGCTTCACCGAGCTGCTCGGCGGTCAGGCGCAGCTCGATATAGGTCTCCTGGTCCATGAAGCAGAAGAACTCGCC from the Candidatus Coatesbacteria bacterium genome contains:
- the accB gene encoding acetyl-CoA carboxylase biotin carboxyl carrier protein, with protein sequence MNRERLQELIRVFRESGLAELQIKGLFRSVTLKQTPGAVPAAAPVAEAAEPAAAQVTKPSAPAADDGELRYITAPLVGTFYSSSSPDAEPYVKVGDRINADTIVCIVEAMKVMNEIEAEFDGVIAEVLVENAQPVEYGQKLFAVRPA
- the efp gene encoding elongation factor P, which produces MISTSDIRNGLKFLYDGEPHSVVEFQHVKPGKGPAFIRTKLKNLKSGAIFEHKFRTSEKLQDITLDDKDVTFTYRDGEFFCFMDQETYIELRLTAEQLGEAVNWLTEGLEISILFYEGDPLDVALPTAVDLLVTKADPGLKGDTATGATKPVTVETGAVIEVPLFIEEGERIRIDTRSGQYVTRVKD
- a CDS encoding peroxidase-related enzyme (This protein belongs to a clade of uncharacterized proteins related to peroxidases such as the alkylhydroperoxidase AhpD.), which translates into the protein MPWIETIEPAAATGELQGVYERISGERGKVAAVLELQSLDPRSLAAHLELYLAAVFAPGGLARPTRELIGVAVSAANGCRYCVAHHARALDFYWRDAEVVAAFAADPDSAVLPPQARRIVDYALKLTRTPQEMVEEDVAGLREAGLSEKEILQAAQTAAYFNFVNRLVLGLGVAVDDDESAGYRY